The DNA window CCGGGCTCTACCTCGACCGGCTGGCGCGGCCCGTCGACGCCTTCGAGGCATGCGTGCGGGCGCTCGAGATCGAGGCGCACGACGGCGATGCCATCGCCATCCTGGGTCGCCTGATGGAGAAGCCGGAGACGCGCGCACGCGCAGCTCAGGTGCTCTCCACCGAGTACGCCGAGATCGGGGATCCGAGGCGGGAGGCGACGGCGCTGCGGGTGCTCCTCGAGAGCGAGCAGGACGCAGAGCAGCGCCGTGAGCTGTACCTGCGCCTGGCGATCGTGGAGGAGTCGAAGCTGCGGGCGGCCGGCACGGCGTTCGACGTGTTGCTGCGTGCGCTGCACGACTTCTCGGACGATCTGGTGCTCTGGGATCGGGCGGCGGAGCTGGCGCAGCGCGCGGGACGCCCGACCGATCTGGCCGAGGCCTACCGGCTGCACCTGGTCGCCGGACGCACGGAGGGAGACAAGGTGCTCGGTAGCTCCATCGAGGTGGAGCTGTGCGAGCGGGCGGCGAGCTTGCACGACGAGCAGCTCGGCGATCCGGAAGGGGCCATGCCCTACCTGGAGCGGGTCCTCGCCGTGGATCCCAACAACAACCGGGCGTTCAGCCGGTTGAAGCAGATCCTCACCAACGCGGAGCGGTGGGGTGAGCTCGAAGATCTCTACGACAAGGCGGCCAAGGCGACGACCGACCAGCAGGACCGGATCGAGCTGCTGAACGAGGTGGCGCTGATCGCCGAAGAGATCATCGGCGATGCGTCGAAGGCCATCGGGTACTACGAGCGGGTCCTGGCACTGGACGGGTTCCATGTGCCGTCGCTCGACGCGCTCGAGAAGCTCTACGAGCGCGAGGAGCGCTGGCAGGATCTGGCGACGCTGCTGGAGCGGCGGCTGGAGACGGCGACCGAGGAAGAGGGGGTGGACATCAAGCTCCACCTCGGCCGCATCTACCTGGATCGGCTGCTTCAGCCCGACCTCGCCCTGACGCACCTGGAGGACGTGCTGCGGCTGCGCCAGAACGACGCCGAGGCGCGCAGCCTGGTGGAGCGGGTGCTGGAGATCGGGAGCTTGCGGCTCCGGTCGGCCCGGGTGCTCGAGGTGGTGTACGAGGCGCGCGACGAGATCCGGCAGCTGGTCCGGGTGCTGGAGATCCGGCGAGAAGGCGCGACCGACGAGCTGGAGCGGCGGGAGCTGCTGCGGCGGATCAGCGTGCTCAGGGACGAGCGGCTGCGAGACGACGCTGGCGCGTTCGCGACGCTGTCGGAGCTGGTGCCGCTCGAACCGGAAGATCCGGCGGCGCGGTCGCGGCTGCTGGAGATCGGGCGGCGGCTCGGCGCGCACGAGCAGGTGGCCACGGTGCTCACCGCAGCGGGCGACGCATGCCCGACGCCGGTGACGCGGGGCGAGATCCTGATGGAGGTCGCCCGAATCTACGAAGATCTGCTCGACGATGCGGATCGGGCCGAGAAGGTCTACCGACGTGTCCTGGAGATCGACGCGAGCGATGCGCAGCTGGTGATCCCGGCGGCGCAAGCGCTGGGGCGCATCTACGCCTCGCGTGAGCAGCATCAGGCGCTGGCCGAGGTGCTGGGCATCGAGGTGCGTCTCGAGGACGATCCGGACACGCGGCGAGCACTCTACGAACGGATCGGCATCCTCTACGACACGGTGCTCGACGACCCGGCCAAGGCGATCGAAGCGTGGAGCGCTCGGTTGAGCGACGACGCGACGGACGCCTCCGCGCTCTCCGCGCTGGAGCGGTTGTACGAGCGCACGTCGCAGTGGCGCGAGCTCGTGGGCGTGCTCCGGGCGCGCGAGCAGTCGACGGACGACGGCGACGAGCGTCGTCGGGCGATGACGAAGGCCGCCGAGACCCTGGCGCACAAGCTGGCCGACGTCCCCGAGGCGATCAATGCCTGGCGGGCGGTGCTGGACGAGTTCGGGCCGGAGCGCTCGACCCTGGCTTCGCTGGAGACGCTCTACGAGCTGGACGAGCGGTGGGTCGAGCTGGCCGATGCGCTCGACGTGGATCTGTCGCTGACCGACGACACGAAGCTGCGGCTGGAGCTCCTGGCCAAGCTGGGTGATGTAAGGCGGCTGCACCAGAACGACGCCGAGGGGGCGCTGGACGCCTATCGGCAAGCGCTCACGCTGGATCGCTCGGACGTGCGTTGCCGCAAGGCGCTGGAGGCGATGCTGGAGCGCGAGGACGCGCGACGTGAGGCCGCCGAGACGCTGGAGCCTCTCTATGAGGACGATGGCGATGCGGAGCGGTTGCTGCGCGTGCTGGAGATCAAGGTCGAGACAGGGACCGAGGCGAGCGAGCGGCTGTCGACGCTGAACAAGGCGCTCCGTACCGCCGAAGGGCCGCTCGGCGACACCGCACGGGCCTTCAGCTACGCGCTGCGCGGCCTGAAGGAGGCCGCCGGCGAGCCCGAGGTCTCGAGCTGGATCGAGACGGTCGAGCGGCTCGGCGAGGTGACGGGGCGCTGGGCCGAGGTCTGCGCGCTGTTCGAGGAGATCGCACCGGAGATCCTCGACGGGGATGTGCAGCAGAACGTGCGCCTCCGGGTGGGCGAGCTGGCGCGCCACAAGCTGGCCGACCGCGATCGCGCCATCAACCAGTACCAGAAGGCGCTCGAAGCCCACGGCGACGACCGGCGGGCGATGATCGCCCTCGAGGAGCTGTATGGCGAGGCGGACGACGCGGAGAACCTGCTCCAGATCCTGAAGCTCCGGGTCGAGAACGCGGCAGACGACGACGAGAAGAAGCGGCTGCTCTTCCGCGTGGCGGATCTGCAGCGGGGTCCGCTCGGGGACAAGGAGGGGGCGATCTCGACGTACGAGGCGATCCTCGACATCACCCTCGACACGGTGGCCATCAAGGCGCTGGACACGCTCTACCGCGACGCGAGCCGCTACGAGGATCTGATCCGCCTCTACGAGCGCCAGCTCGACGCAGGCGGCGGTCCCGCCGAACTCGCAGAGTTGCACGTCAAGATCGCCCTGGTCGCGCACCAGCACACGGGCGATGTGCAGCGGGCGTTCGACGAGCTGTCGGAGGCGCTGCTCATCGAGCAGAGCCACGTCGGCGCGGTGACGCTCCTGGAGTCGATCCTGGAGAATGCCACCGATCCGGAGCACAAGGCGCGGGCCGGCGAGATGCTGGAGTCCGTGTACCTGCGCCGCGCGGACTGGAGTCGCGTGAAGGTGGCCCTCGACGCGCGCCTCACCGCGAGCCACGAGCCGGCGGAGCGCCGGGATCTGCTCCAGCGGCTGGCCACGCTGCACGAGGAGCAGCTCGAGGATTACCGCTCTGCGCTGGAGACGGTCGCGAAGCTCCTGCACGAAGACCTCACCGACGAGAGTGTGTGGGCGGAGCTGGAGCGCCTGGCGAAGGTGGCGAGCGCGGAGCGGCGGCTCGCCGAGATCTACGCCGCGGAGCTGAACGAGCTGTCCGGCGACGACGACTCGAGCGCGAAGCTCTGCCGCCGGACCGGCGAGATCTACGCCGACCTCGGTGAGGTGGCCGAGGCGCTCCGATGGTACCGGAGAGCGCACGAGTTCTCGCCGGAGTCGCGGGAGCTGTTCCTCGCCATCGATGGGCTGCTGACGAAAGAGCGGCGCCACAACGAGCGCATCGAGCTGTACCGGGCGTCGCTCGACCACCGCGACGGTCAGGATCGCCTCGACGCGCTGCACACGGTGGCAGAGCTGGAGCGCCGGGAGCTGGGTCAGCCGGCGCTGGCCATCGAGACCTACCGGGCTGCGCTCGACGTGGACGACAACGACACGCGGTCGCTCGATGCCTTGACCGAGCTGTACCGAGAGCTGGATCGCCCGCGGGATCTGGCCGATCTGTACCTGCGTCGGGCCGAGGCAGCGCCCGACGGGGAGCAAGCCGCGCCCTACCGGCTGTCGCTCGCCGAGATCCTCCGGACTCGTCTGGAAGACACCACCGGCGCGATCGATCAGCTCGAAGCGATCGTGACCGAGGTGCCGTGGCACACGGAGGCGATCAAGGCGCTGGAGGCGCTCGTCAACGACGGCGAGCACAAGGCGCGGGTGGTGGAGATCCTGAGGCCGCTCTACGAGCGGTCGGACGACTGGCGACACCTCATCCGCCTGAACGAGGAGCGGTTCGCGCTGGCGTCGGATCCCCAGGACAAGGTGGCCGTACTCCGCGAGACGGCGAAGCTCTGGGAGACCCGCGGCGGCGATGAGCTGAAGGCCATTCAGGCGCTGCGCGCCGCCTTCCGGATCGATCCCGACGATGGCGAGACGCGGGCGGAGCTGACCCGGCTGGCGTCTTCGCTGGGCGCCTGGGAGGAACTCGCCGAGAGCCTGGAGCAAGGGGCGCTGGACACGTCGGACGACCTGACGCGGCGAGAGCTGCTCACGTCGCTGGCCGGGATTTACGATCGCCAGATCGACGATCCTCGGCGCGCCCTCCGGGCGTACGAGCGCCTGAGCGCACTGGATGAGAGCGATCCGGAGCCGCTGGAGGCGATGGACACCCTCGCCGTGCTGCTCAGCGACTGGGGCACGCTGATCCGCGTGCTCGAGAAGAAGAGCGAGATGGCTTCGGACGAGGAGAACGCCTCCATCTGGCGGCGAATCGCCGAGACCAAGCTGGACATGATCGAGGACTCCGAGGGTGCCATCAGCGCCTACGAGCGAGCCCTGGAGTACGACGCGCAGAGCACGATGACCCTCGATGCGCTGATCAGCCTGTACGAGCCGCTCGACAAGGCGCAGCGGCTCGTGGAGCTGTACGCGCAGCGGGTGGAGCTGACCGAGCCCGACGAGGCCGATCTGCGCTACGACCTCAACGTGAGCGCGGCAGAGCGCTACGAGAAGGCGCTGGAGAGCCCGCGCGACGCGATCGCCTCGCTGAACGCTGCGCTGGAGGCGCGGGCGGGGGATCCGGCCGTGCTCAAGGCGCTCGAGCGGCTGTACCGCAATGAGCGCTTGTGGGACGAGCTGCTGGAGAACCTCAAGCAGCAGGCAGGAGCCGCGGAAGACACCGACACGCGGGTGGCGCTCAGGACCGCGATCGGCGACCTGTACGCGAGCGAGCTGCAGAGCCCCAGCGATGCGATCGAGCAGTACCAGCTCGTGCTGGGCGAGGCGCCGACGAACGACCACGCCATCAAGGCGGTGCGCGCAATCGGCGAGGCCCACGAGGATCTTCGCCTCGACGCGGCGAACGTCCTCGAGCCCGTGCTCCGCAACGCAGGCCGGTACGAGGAGCTGGCCGCGGCGCTCGAGCTGCGGCTTCGGGCGCAGACGGAGCCCTCGGACCGGGCCACCACCCTGCGCGCGATTGCGCTGGTGCAGGACGAGCAGCTGAGGCAGCCGCTCGAGGCCGAGGCCGCGCTGCTGCGCGCCCTGGAGGACACGCCGGACGACGTGACGCTCCACGAGGACATCGAGCGGCTCGCGGAACGCACCGAGGGCTTCGGTCGCTACTGCGATGCGCTCGCGCAGCGGGCCGGGGCGATCTTCGACGCGACGGTAGCGAAGGACCTGTGGCTCCGCGTCGGTCGCGTGGCCGAGGAGAAGCTGAAGGACGACCGCCGCAGCGTGGAGGCCTATGCCAAGGCGGTCGAGCACGCGGGCGACGAGCCCGAGCTGCTCGAGGCGCTCGATCGGCTCTATGGTCGCCTCGGTGACACGAAGGCGCTGGCCGACGTCCTCGAGCGTCGGGTCGCCGTCACCACCGACGAGCGAGAGCAGGCAGAGCTGTTCTACCGGCTCGCGGTGATCCAGATCGAGTCCTTCGACGACAAGTCGCAGGGGCTCGCGACGCTGCGCCAGTCGCTGGAGCGCGCCGTGGATCACGAGAAGGCGAGCGCCGCGCTCGAAGCGCTGACCGACAAGCCGGAGCTGTTCGAGGAGGCCGCGGAGGCGCTGGAGGGCG is part of the Chondromyces crocatus genome and encodes:
- a CDS encoding tetratricopeptide repeat protein — encoded protein: MALGRLQDEPENDAAWKELEDAVTAPGVSETDVERLLGAARAKHEQRREWGAVARMLELEIALSSGGAVEAPMQAELARIYSEELIDVDHADAAYKRLLELRPGDTTATEALEGSDVKREKWRELMERYVSEAEAATDDAFRSMLYTSAADVAYRYGRDEAAEKVRSYLEEALDRDRKNRRATALAELAFAASGEWEMVARVQGIVLSEGQQKEDRVAAGLRAGRTLAKRLSDQPRAVAIYKQVLDLAPGQAEAMSFLAEAYSEACDWDRLVALYEDQLRGGGVKSGEELGMLVQIAMVHWRMREQPEAAEPYFDRVRRADPTHEGMIGFFRELCQERGDTGRLSTILTDAQRALPEGPQRRALATEIARIAESTENAAKAIDQYKAVLRADPESKEARDALKRLYLQTEGYNALVELYRWDLEKTPAEDAAGRAAVLREIARIYRDHARNDAALVTVLTQLVQLDDKDIDAVRELTTIYEGLGRWRDLLQYQQRLAELTTDDTEKADLYRAVARRWIDQFSNVQNAITAYEALLQVEGSDEEAQQKLRELYLKRRAWPQLYALYERQVASAEGEARIELLGEMAKLAAERLDRGADAIALQKQILELEPGTAGVLDTLEKLAEREKDFATVAEVLERRVELATDDAGRLSALQKLGAVYAERLKDGTAAARTWRRVLTLSPGHARALRVLRDTYFTAGDWDGLEELYASQRDWEGLVDFLSTAADKASDPQTKLDISFRAARIFEEELKAPERAARSYERVLTVSPRDARAAAALVPIYEKEEKWSRLPALYEILLETTVEIETKVEILRKLAAVTGEPLSDKASAVGYARRAYELQPDDEGLGLLEAWSRAASNWGPFVEAVEGRLRQAEDLAPDARRSLQLKLAEVYAREMGKLDEAVLVYRALVEEDPSDADTVQALDELLRASARKEDLRWLFDLRANQVEGEDRAEILEEWATLEEEVFGDASKAIELLRKVTALVPSRSESLRALSRLLTAAGEFEAAAEVVAAHRDNSEGEDRARREIELAGLYLDRLARPVDAFEACVRALEIEAHDGDAIAILGRLMEKPETRARAAQVLSTEYAEIGDPRREATALRVLLESEQDAEQRRELYLRLAIVEESKLRAAGTAFDVLLRALHDFSDDLVLWDRAAELAQRAGRPTDLAEAYRLHLVAGRTEGDKVLGSSIEVELCERAASLHDEQLGDPEGAMPYLERVLAVDPNNNRAFSRLKQILTNAERWGELEDLYDKAAKATTDQQDRIELLNEVALIAEEIIGDASKAIGYYERVLALDGFHVPSLDALEKLYEREERWQDLATLLERRLETATEEEGVDIKLHLGRIYLDRLLQPDLALTHLEDVLRLRQNDAEARSLVERVLEIGSLRLRSARVLEVVYEARDEIRQLVRVLEIRREGATDELERRELLRRISVLRDERLRDDAGAFATLSELVPLEPEDPAARSRLLEIGRRLGAHEQVATVLTAAGDACPTPVTRGEILMEVARIYEDLLDDADRAEKVYRRVLEIDASDAQLVIPAAQALGRIYASREQHQALAEVLGIEVRLEDDPDTRRALYERIGILYDTVLDDPAKAIEAWSARLSDDATDASALSALERLYERTSQWRELVGVLRAREQSTDDGDERRRAMTKAAETLAHKLADVPEAINAWRAVLDEFGPERSTLASLETLYELDERWVELADALDVDLSLTDDTKLRLELLAKLGDVRRLHQNDAEGALDAYRQALTLDRSDVRCRKALEAMLEREDARREAAETLEPLYEDDGDAERLLRVLEIKVETGTEASERLSTLNKALRTAEGPLGDTARAFSYALRGLKEAAGEPEVSSWIETVERLGEVTGRWAEVCALFEEIAPEILDGDVQQNVRLRVGELARHKLADRDRAINQYQKALEAHGDDRRAMIALEELYGEADDAENLLQILKLRVENAADDDEKKRLLFRVADLQRGPLGDKEGAISTYEAILDITLDTVAIKALDTLYRDASRYEDLIRLYERQLDAGGGPAELAELHVKIALVAHQHTGDVQRAFDELSEALLIEQSHVGAVTLLESILENATDPEHKARAGEMLESVYLRRADWSRVKVALDARLTASHEPAERRDLLQRLATLHEEQLEDYRSALETVAKLLHEDLTDESVWAELERLAKVASAERRLAEIYAAELNELSGDDDSSAKLCRRTGEIYADLGEVAEALRWYRRAHEFSPESRELFLAIDGLLTKERRHNERIELYRASLDHRDGQDRLDALHTVAELERRELGQPALAIETYRAALDVDDNDTRSLDALTELYRELDRPRDLADLYLRRAEAAPDGEQAAPYRLSLAEILRTRLEDTTGAIDQLEAIVTEVPWHTEAIKALEALVNDGEHKARVVEILRPLYERSDDWRHLIRLNEERFALASDPQDKVAVLRETAKLWETRGGDELKAIQALRAAFRIDPDDGETRAELTRLASSLGAWEELAESLEQGALDTSDDLTRRELLTSLAGIYDRQIDDPRRALRAYERLSALDESDPEPLEAMDTLAVLLSDWGTLIRVLEKKSEMASDEENASIWRRIAETKLDMIEDSEGAISAYERALEYDAQSTMTLDALISLYEPLDKAQRLVELYAQRVELTEPDEADLRYDLNVSAAERYEKALESPRDAIASLNAALEARAGDPAVLKALERLYRNERLWDELLENLKQQAGAAEDTDTRVALRTAIGDLYASELQSPSDAIEQYQLVLGEAPTNDHAIKAVRAIGEAHEDLRLDAANVLEPVLRNAGRYEELAAALELRLRAQTEPSDRATTLRAIALVQDEQLRQPLEAEAALLRALEDTPDDVTLHEDIERLAERTEGFGRYCDALAQRAGAIFDATVAKDLWLRVGRVAEEKLKDDRRSVEAYAKAVEHAGDEPELLEALDRLYGRLGDTKALADVLERRVAVTTDEREQAELFYRLAVIQIESFDDKSQGLATLRQSLERAVDHEKASAALEALTDKPELFEEAAEALEGVYRTRNDNASLARLYEKRIRSAPTGADRVRLRLELAKVLEERAGDARAAQETLEKALVDEPADADVLAELERLAPMTGGWQSAAAALEKAVREAEDLDGDTARDLWMRIAEWQKDHVGEPRAAERAFEEALKHDASSEHILRSIEQIQRVPGRELDLVATLRRLAALDGMDGQAADLRREAKQLAEESLKDKELVEAILREMIADDEGDAWALAELTKVREAASDWKEVYGLLVRQAELAAESTLIREKRHAAASVARERLGDHAGAVELYETIFEDDPADEPAARALRELYAATGKYKELLKLLERLTDLAETPSARSALRLESAELCLTRLDAVSEATEHLRAVLDEEPENDKATALLAQLLEKTGRDQELSDLFVRQIDLAKERNDVAAELLYSVRLGEVYEKRLNDTGRAIESYRAVLEREPRHKEALLSLARLYEQKGDKAAAAEQLEVVLADTSGADAVTIALRLADLHRALSDEAAVRRVLERGLSADQTATEVRKRLLSLYEKQEAWTELADLITGDADAASEAPEKVSLYRKAAQIHMEKRSDPGRAAELLEKASDLQKGDRDLLLALCDAYSASGRGQKAAEALQKIIESYGGRRSKELAAIHHRLSKAYLADGQQEKALAELDTAFKIDPGSIAILRELGVLSLSLAGSTEDKVKEGHLDRAQKTFRALLLQKLDDSAPITKAEVFYYLGEISHRQGDDKKAIQMLERALDSNKELAIAKELMAKLKK